The genomic region ATGCTGGTGATCACCTTCGGCCGGGCCGCCAGCCAGGAGCTGCGCGAGCGGGTCCGCGACCAGCTCGTCGAGGCGGAGCGGGCGCTGGGCGACCCCGCGTCGGCGAACCGCGACAACGCGGTCGTGATGCACCTGCTGGCCGCGGGGGAGGACGCCCGGGCCACGATGCGCCGGCGACTGCGTGACGCGCTCGCGTCCTTCGACGCCGCCACGATCGCGACCACCCACCAGTTCTGCCAGCTGGTGCTGCGCTCGCTGGGGGTGGCCGGCGACACCGACTCCGGCGCGGAGCTGGTCGACAACCTCGACGACCTGGTGGTGGAGGTCGTCGACGACCTCTACCTCCAGCGCTTCGGCCACCTGCGCGAGCGGCCGCCGTTCGACCGGACCTGCGCCCTCTCCCTGGGCCGCCGGGTCGTCGGCGACCCGCAGGCCGTGCTCGCCCCCGCCGACGACCCCGCGAGCGCCGCCGGGGCCCGGGTGGCGTTCGGCCAGGCGGTGCGCGAGGAGGTCGACCGGCGCAAGCGCCGCCGGGGCGTCCTCAGCTACGACGACCTGCTGGTCCGGCTCGCCGCGGCGCTGGAGGACGACGAGGCGCCGGCCCGGGCGCGGATGCGCGAGCGGTGGCGGGTGGTGCTGGTCGACGAGTTCCAGGACACCGACCCGGTGCAGTGGCAGGTGCTGGACCGCGCGTTCAGCGGCCACGCCCGGATGGTGCTCATCGGCGACCCCAAGCAGGCCATCTACGCCTTCCGGGGCGGCGACGTGGTCACCTACCTCGCCGCGGCCCGCACCGCCACCACCCAGGCGACCCTCAACACCAACTGGCGCAGCGACGCCGGGCTCGTGGAGCGCCTGCAGGTCGTGCTGCGCGGCGCGGCGCTCGGGCACCCGGAGATCGTGGTGCGCGACGTCGTCGCCCACCACGAGGGCCCGCGGCTGCGCGGTGCCCCGTCCACCGCGCCGTTCCGGCTGCGCCGGGTCCCGCGCGACGGCTTCCGCCTCAAGAAGGGCCTGATCGGGACGCCCGACGCCCGGGAGGCGATCGCCGAGGACTGCGCCGCCGACATCGCCGAGCTGCTCGGCTCGGGCGCGACCTGGTGCGACGCGCCCCTGGAGGCGCGCCAGGTCGCCGTCCTCGTCGGGGTGCGCGACCACGGCCTGCTCGTGCAGCGGGCGCTGGCCCGCCGCGGCGTGGCGGCCGTGCTGGCCGGTGGCGGTCACGTCTTCTCGACCCCCGCGGCCGAGCAGTGGCTGACCCTCCTGGAGGCGCTGGAGCAGCCGCACCGCTCCGGGCTGGTCCGGGCCGCCGCGCTCACCAGCTTCTTCGGCCACACGACCGCCGAGCTCGACGCCGGTGGCGAGCGGCTGACCGGCCGGGTCGCCGACGCCCTGCGCGGGTGGGCGCTGCTGCTGCGCGGGCGTGGCGTCGCGGCCCTGATGGAGGCGGCCGAGGAGCGCGGCCTGAGCGCACGCGTGCTCGGCACCGTCGACGGCGAGCGGCTGCTGACCGACCTGCGCCACCTCACCCAGCTCCTGCACGAGCTCGCGACCCGCGAGCAGCTCGGCCTCACGGCCCTGCTGGCCTGGTTCCGCGAGGAGCAGCGCCGCACGACCGCCACCGAGCGGCCGCGGCGGCTCGACTCCGACGCGGCGGCGGTGCAGATCGTCACCGTGCACGGCAGCAAGGGGCTTCAGTACCCCGTCACCTACCTGCCCTTCGCCTACCAGACCTTCGAGTTCCCCACCGAGGTCGCGCTGTTCCACGACGACACCGGCCGGCGCACCCTCGACGTCAGCGGCTCCGGCCCGGGATGGGAGGCCAACCTGGCCTGCCACCGGGCGGAGGAGGCCGGCGAGGAGCTGCGCGACCTCTACGTCGCGCTGACCCGGGCCCAGGGTCAGGTGGTCGCGTGGTGGGCGCCCACGTTCAACACCAAGATCGGCGGGCTGCACCGGCTGCTGTTCGGCCGGCGACCCGGCACCCCCGAGGTCCCCGACGCCCAGGACGTGCGCGACGACGAGCACGCCGCGCGGGTGCTGGGCATGCTCGCGGAGCTCGGCGGCCCGGTCCCGGAGCTCGCCGAGCCGGCCGACTCCCAAGCCCCGGAGCGCCCGGGCCGCCCCGGTGCGCTCGCCGCGCGCCGTTTCGACCGCACCGTCGACACCGACTGGCGGCGCACGTCGTACTCCGGGCTGATCCGGATCGAGGAGGAGCAGGCCGCCGGGCCGGGCGGCGCTGTCGGCAGCGAGCCGGAGGTCGCCGGCCTCGAGGACGAGCCGCCCGCGCCCGACCCCGGCCTCGGTGCCGCCGGGGCCGCCCTCGACCCGGCCGCGTCGGTCCCGTCCCCGATGGCGGACCTGCCTGCGGGAGCCGGGTTCGGCAGCCTGGTCCACGCGGTGCTCGAGCACACCGACCCGGAGGCCCCCGACCTGCGCGCGGAGCTGCGCCGCCACGTCGCCGAGCAGCTGGCCTGGTGGCCGGCGGAGGTGGGCGTCGACGCGCTGGCCGAGTCCCTGGTGCCGCTCCACGAGACCCCCTTCGGTCCGCTCGCGCCCGGCTGGACGCTGGGCCGGGTGCCGCTGCGCGACCGGCTGCGCGAGCTGGAGTTCGAGCTGCCGCTGGCCGGCGGCGACGTGCGGGACCGGACCGGTCGCAGCGAGGTGCTGCTGCGCGACCTCGCGCCGCTGCTGCGCCGGCACCTGGCCGCCGACGACCCGCTCGCGCCGTACGCCGACCGGCTCGAGACCCGGCCGCTGGGCGACCAGCCGCTGCGCGGCTACCTCTCCGGCTCCGTCGACGCGGTGCTCCGCCTGGCCACCGAGGACGGCCCGCGCTTCCTCGTCGTGGACTACAAGACCAACATGCTCGGCGAGCCCGGCCGCCCGCTCACCGCGGCCGACTACGCGCCGCCGCTGCTGGCCGGTGCGATGCTGCACTCCCACTACCCGCTTCAGGCGATGCTCTACTGCGTCGTCGCGCACCGCTACCTGCGCTGGCGGCTGCCCGGCTACGACCCGGACATCCACCTGGCCGGGGTGCTCTACCTCTACGTCCGCGGCATGTGCGGCGCGGACACCCCGACCGTCGACGGCTGCCCGTCGGGGGTCTTCGGGTGGCGTCCGCCAGCGTCCCTGGTCACCGCGCTGTCCGACGTGCTCGACGGCGTACGGGAGGAGGGCGCGTGATCGAGCGCTTCGAGGTCGAGGACCGGTACGACGCACGGCTGGCGGCGGGCGCCACCGGCCTGCTGCGCGCGTTCAACCAGGGCGGGGCGATCACGGCGGCCGACGTCCATGTGGCCACCCGGCTCGGGGAGCTGACCGGCACTGCCGACGAGGAGGTCCGGCTCGCGATCGCGCTCGCGGTCCGCGCCGCCCGGCACGGCTCAGTCTGCGTCGACCTCGCCGCGACAGCGGCGCTCGGTGCGGCCGACGAGGGCGACCCGCTGCCGTGGCCGGCCGCCGAGGGCTGGCTGGAGCGGGTGGCGGCGAGCCCCGCAGCGGTCGCGTCGGTGCTCCAGGTCGAGCACGGCCTGCTCTACCTGGACCGCTACTGGCGCGAGGAGGGGCAGGTCCGCGACGACCTGCTGGCCCGGGCGGCCGCGCCCGCGCCGCCGATCGGGGCCGGTCGGCTGGAGTCCACCGCGGAGCGACTCTTCCCCGGGCCCGGGTACGCCGAGCAGCGCGCCGCCGCGCTGGCCGCGGCCCGCCAGTGGACCACCGTCCTCACCGGCGGCCCCGGCACCGGCAAGACCACGACGGTCGCGGGGCTGCTGGCGCTGCTGACCGACCAGGCCGAGGCGAGCGGCCGGCGGCTGCGGGTCGCGCTGACCGCGCCCACCGGCAAGGCCGCGGCCCGGCTCCAGCAGGCGGTCGAGGAGGCGCAGCGCAGCGAGCGGTTCACCGACGCGGACCGCGCCCGGCTGGCCGACCTGAGCGCCTCGACCCTGCACCGCCTGCTCGGCTGGGTGCCGGAGTCCAGCACCCGCTTCCGCCACCACCGCGGCAACAAGCTCCCGCACGACGTGGTCGTGGTCGACGAGACCTCGATGCTCTCCCTGACGATGATGGCCCGGCTGCTGGAGTCGGTGCGCCCCGACGCCCGCCTGGTGCTGGTCGGCGACCCCGACCAGCTCGCCTCCGTCGAGGCGGGCGCCGTGCTCTCCGACCTCGTCCAGGGACTGGCCGGCACCGCTCCGGACGCCGTCGCTGCGCTGCGCACCACCCACCGCTTCGGCGGCAGCATCGGCGCCCTGGCCGAGGCGCTGCGCGCCGGCGACGCCGACGAGGCCCTGGCGCTGCTCACGTCCGGCGCGGACGACGTCGTGCTCGTCGACCCCGACGACCCGGCCGCCGCCGACGGGATGCGGGACCTCCTCGTCGAGCACGCCCTCCGGGTCCGCACCGCCGCTCTCGCCGGCGACGCCGAGGCGGCGGTCGCCGCGACCGACGACCACCGGCTGCTCTGCGCCCACCGCGACGGGCCGTGGGGCGTGCAGCACTGGAACCGCCAGGTGGAGCGATGGCTGGGCGAGGCGACCGGTCAGCCGGTCGGCGCGGTCTGGGGCCAGGAGTGGTACGCCGGGCGTCCGCTGCTGGTCACCGCCAACGACTACGGCCTGGACCTGTTCAACGGCGACACCGGCGTGGTCGTCCGCGAGGACGACGAGCTGCGGGCGGTGGTGGCCGGTCGCGGCGAGCTGGTCCGCTTCGCCATCTCCCGGCTCTCCGACGTCGACACGCTGCACGCGATGACCGTGCACAAGAGCCAGGGCAGCCAGGCCCGCGAGGTGACGGTGCTGCTGCCGCCGGAGGACTCGCCGCTGCTGACCCGCGAGCTCTTCTACACAGCCGTCACCCGGGCCCAGCGCCGGGTCCGCGTGGTCGGGTCGCAGGAGTCCGTCCGCGCCGCGATCGGGCGCCGGGCCCAGCGGGCCACCGGTCTGCGGCTCCGTCTGGCCGCCGGTCCGCGGATCGGGAGGAACCCGGCCGACCCGGCGCTCGGTCGCTAAGGTCGAGTCCTCCCCGACCTGGAGTTGTGAATGCCGTACCTGCTGCGTGTCGAGCTGCCCGACGTACCCGGATCGCTCGGCCGGGTCGCCACCGCCATCGGTGAGGCCGGCGGCGACATCGAGGCGATCGAGATCGTCGACAAGGGCCACGACGGCCTCGCGGTCGACGACGTGCTGCTCGAGATCGCGCCCGGAACGATGGCGGACACCATCGTCTCGGCCTGCAACGTGCTGCCCGGCGTCCGGGTGGTGTGGATCAGCAGGTACGCCGCGGGCGGCAACCTCTTCCTCGACCTCGAGGCCGTCGAGGAGCTGACCGCCAACCCGGCGGAGGCCCTGGACCGGCTCGTCGACCTGTTGCCGATCACGTTCCGCGCGGACTGGGCGGCCCGGGTCAGCCAGACGGAGGGCGTCGTGCACGCGACCCCGGCCGCGCCGAGCGACCTGGCGTGGATCTCGCTGGGTCGCGCCGCCCGCCTGGAGACCGGCGACGACAACGTGCACTGCGGGGCCCGGCTCAACCACCAGGAGGCGGTGCTGATCGGCCGCCGCGGTGGTCCGGAGTTCCTCGACTCCGAGGTCGCCCGGCTGGGGCACCTGGCCTCGCTGGCCATGTCGATCGCGCGCGCCGGCTGAAGCCCGCGACACCACGCCCGGAGAGCTGATCCGGCGATCAACACGGGCCGGTCGGATCTGGTCCAGTCCTGTCACTGATTTGTGGGCGAACTGTTCATATTCGGGGGCGTGTCACCGATAGGAGTAACAATTGCTCTATGTCGATGACCTCCTGAGGATGACTCGTGCCGAAGCTCGGACGAAGGCCAACGGGTGCGCAGCGCATGCGCCGTGCCCTTCCGACGCTCGCCATGACCGCCCTGGTCCTGGCGCTGGTGGTGGGCGGCACGGTGAGTCCCACGACCGCCTCCACTGCTAGCGTCGGCGCCACGAAAGCCCCGACGAGCGCCTCAGGGAAGACCTCCCACGTGTCGACCGCATCGCCCGACGAGCGTCGCAAGAAGAAAAAGAAGAAGAAGCGGGCCCGGCGGCTGGTGGACCGGGTCGAGTTCGGCGCCTACGTCGACGGGATGACCAACGCTCCCGAGCGTCTGGCCGCCTTCGAGTCGATGGTCCGCACCCCGACCGACATCGCCTCCTACTACTGGGGGTACGGCGACATCTTCCCGGCCGCGACCGAGCGCGCCTTCGCCCGCGGCGGGACCCGCAAGGTGCTGCTCTCCTGGGACATGGGCCCCACCCGGTTCTCGGAGTGGACGAGCGGGCAGCACGACGGCTACCTCGACGACCTGGTCAGCGCCGCCCGGGACTACCCGTGGACGGTGTACGTGCGCCCCTGGCCGGAGATGAACGGGGACTGGCAGCAGTTCCAGCCGACCGCCGACGGCGATCGCCCCTACGGCGGCACCTACGCGGAGTTCCGCTCGGCCTGGCGCTACCTGGTGACGTACTTCCGGGCGCGCGGCGTGACCAACCTGCGCTGGGTCTTCAACCCGACCGTGGACGTCTACGCGGGCACCACCCCGGTCGCCAGCATCTGGCCCGGCGCCGACTACGTCGACGTGCTCGGCATCGACGGCTTCAACTGGGGACAGGACGCGAAGTGGGGACGGTGGAAGTCCTTCCCCGAGCTGTTCACCCCGATGTACCGCCGGCTGACCCGGCTGCACCCCACGGCGCCGGTGTGGATCTGCGAGGTCGGCTCGAAGGAGCCGACCCGCGCCGACGGCGCGCCGCGGGACCCCCGGCACAGCAAGGCCCGGTGGACCAAGGACGCGCTCACCGGGCGCGGCTTCCCGCGGCTGAAGGCGATCGTCTGGTTCCACGCCCGCAAGGAGCGGGATTGGCGGGTGAACTCCTCGCCGCAGTCGCTGCGGGTGCTGCGCCGGCTGCTCAGGTAGCCGGGGCGCTCCGCGGGTCGACGAGCTCGCCGCGCACGTAGAGCCGGGCGAGCGAGCCGTACTTCGGCCAGCAGGTGGTCAGCGTCAGCTGGTGGCCGGGCAGCGGGTCGAGGACCCAGTCGGCGTCGTTGTCCACCTTCCGGGGGCTGGTCGTGAGCCGGTAGGTCCAGGTGCTGGTGCCCTGGGTGATCCGGACCTCGTCGCCGGGGCGCAGCTCCTCGAAGTCGAGGAACGGCGACCCGTGTCCCGCCCGGTGGCCGGCCAGCGCGACGTTGCCGGCGGCGCCGGGCAGCGGGGTCCCGGCGTAGTGGCCGATCCCGTCGGCGATCACGTCGTCCTCGGTGCCCTCGAGCACCGCCCACCGCCAGGACTTCCCCAGCCGGGGAATCTCCAGGACGGCGAGCGGACGGCCGTGCTCGACGCCGGCGGCCACCGGCGAAGGTCGGTTGCGGGTGCTTGCTGCGGCCTGCCCCCCGGCGGCCCCGGCCGTCCCGGCTGCTGCTTGCGTCCCGTCCGCTTCCAGCTGCTCCAGCTGTTCGAGCAGCTCGGTCTGGGCGCGGGAGGTCTGCAGGCCGGTGACGGCGACGTGCCCGACAGGGACCGCCAGAATCGCGGCGAGCACGATCAGGGCCGCCAGGAGGCGACGCATCAGTGCAGGCGGGGCAGGATCCGCGCCGCGGCGAGGATGGCGGAGATGATCGCGAACGCGGCCAGGAGCAACCACACCGCGTCGAAGGCGAGGCCCGTGGCGGCGAGGGCGCCACCCGCGGTGATCGAGCCGTTGTTGTACATCGTTGTTACCACTTTCTCTCGGTGCCCAGTGAGGTCTGGGCAAAGGCACGGGCCTGCACGAACTGCAGGAAGACGTCGAAGGCCATCTCGACGACGATGACGGCGCCGAGCAGCATCTGGCGGGGCCCGCGCGAGCGGACCGTGACCACCCGCTCGAGCGCGAAGACGCCGGTCAGGGCGAGCCAGAACCAGTGCATCTCCATGCCCAGGATCAGGCCGACGACGAGGCTGGCCAGGTACAGGCCGGTGGCGAGCACGCCGAGCGCGCTCAGCGCCTGCCGGCCCCAGTAGCGCCGGGTCACCGGCGTCCAGCCGTAGTCGAGGAGGTTCTCCAGGGCGCCGCGCTTCCAGCGCAGCCGCTGGTTGGACAGGTCCTTCCAGGTGCACATCACCTCGGTCTCGAGGGTGCACTCGTGGGGCGCGAGGATCCGGTAGCCGAGGTGGAGCAGGGCCAGCGAGAGCTCGTTGTCCTCGGTGAGGACGTGGACGTCGTAGACCGCGCCCTTCCCGGACCGATCCGGGAGCCAGCCGTCGCGGCGGGCCGTGACGACCTCCTCGAGGACCGGGATCGGAAAGACCGACGCGGTGCCGGTGAGCACCAGCGCCCGCCCCTTGAGGCGGCGTACGTCGCGCTCGTAGCGGGCGTACTCGTTGCGCTGGAAGGTGCCGAGCAGCCCGCCGCCCGGCCCGCCGCGGAAGGTCCCGCCCACGCCTCCGAGCGTGGGGTCGGCCAGGTGGCCTCGCGCCACCTCGAGGAACTGCGGGTCGAGCGCGCAGTCGGCGTCCATGACCAGCACCAGGTGGGTGGGGTCCAGGGTGGGCAGGATCTCGGCGAGCGCCTGGTTCAGCGCGCCGGCCTTCTTGTGGACGTTGTCGACCGGGAAGAAGACCTCGGCTCCGCGGGACAGGGCGATCTCCGCGGTCCGGTCGGTGCAGTTGTCGGCGACGACGACGACGCGCTCCGGGGGATGGGTCTGGCCGGCCAGCGAGTCCAGCGCCGCCCCCAGCGACGCCTCTTCGTTGTGCGCGGGGAGCAGTGCGACCAGCGGGCCGACGGTGCGTGCGGTGCCCTCGGCCCGCCTCGTCGTGGTGGTCATAGCGCCAGCATTGGTGGCCGCCTACCACCTCAACCAGACCCTGAGGCCAACCTTGCGGGGATGGGGTTGGAACCTGAGGAAACCGGGTGCCCTCTTGGGGCTCTTTTGAGGTTTACCGCAGCCCCGGCTGGTTACTCCCGCTCGAGCACGAAGACCGGGATCTCCCGGTCGGTCTTCTCCTGGTAGGAGGCGTACGTCGGCCAGGTCTGGACGGCGTACTGCCACCACTCCTCGCGCTCCGCGCCGGTCACCATCCGGGCCCGGTAGGTGTGCTTCTCCGCGCCGTCCTGGAGCTCGACCTCGGGGTGCTCGAGGAAGTTGTAGTACCAGGTCGGGTGCTTGGGGGCGCCGCCCAAGGACGCGATCGCGACGTAGGTGCCGTCGCGCTCCACGCGCATGACCGGGTTCTTGCGCAGCTTGCCCGACTTCGCGCCCACCGAGGTGATCACCACGATCGGGTCGTCGCTGTCGAGCAGGGTGTTCGCGCGTTGGCCGTTGGAGGCCTCGAACTCCGCGACCTGGTCGCGGACCCACTGCTCGGGACTGGGCTCGTACTCACCGTGAAGTGCCATGCCATACCCGTGACCAGCCGACGGATGAGTATGCGCCCGGGGATAGCCTGCGCGCATGAGTGCGATCGACGGGGTGTCGGAGATCTTCGACGCCGACGACTGGGACGTCGTTCCCGGCTTCGAGGACCTGACCGACCTGACCTACCACCGGGCGAAGGAGCACGGCACCGTCCGGGTGGCCTTCGACCGGCCCGACGTGCTCAACGCCTTCCGGCCGCACACGGTCGACGAGCTGCTGCGGGTGCTCGAGCACGCCCGCAGCGCCGCCGACGTGGGCTGCGTGCTGCTCACCGGCAACGGCCCCAGCGCGAAGAGCGGCAAGTGGTCGTTCTGCTCCGGCGGCGACCAGCGGATCCGCGGCAAGGCCGGCTACCAGTACGAGGACAAGGCGATCGGAGCCGCGGACACCGGCGCCGAGGAGCCCTCGCGCATCGACAAGGCGAAGCTGGCCCGGCTGCACATCCTCGAGGTGCAGCGGCTGATCCGGTTCATGCCGAAGATCGTCATCTGCGTGGTCCCCGGCTGGGCGGCCGGCGGCGGCCACAGCCTGCACGTGGTCTGCGACCTGACCCTGGCCAGCGCCGAGGAGGCGCGGTTCAAGCAGACCGACGCGGACGTCGGCTCCTTCGACGGCGGCTTCGGGTCGGCGTACCTCGCCCGGCAGGTCGGCCAGAAGTTCGCCCGCGAGATCTTCCTGCTCGGCCAGGAGTACTCCGCCGAGGAGGGCAAGGCGATGGGCGTGGTCAACAAGGCGGTCCCGCACGCCGAGCTGGAGAAGGTCGCCCTGGAGTGGGGCCGGCTGATCAACGGCAAGTCCCCGACCGCGCAGCGGATGTTGAAGTACTCCTTCAACCTCATCGACGACGGCCTGGTCGGCCAGCAGATCTTCGCCGGCGAGACCACCCGGCTGGCGTACATGACCGACGAGGCCGCCGAGGGCCGCGACCAGTTCCTGGAGAAGCGCGAGCCGGACTGGTCGCCGTTCCCCTGGTACTACTGAGCGGCGGCCGGGTCGTGGCCACACGCTGGGAGCGCATCGCCCGCGCCACCAACGGCGAGGAGTACGCCGCGGCGTACGCCCGCCGCTTCGGCGAGCTCGCCGCCGCGGGCCAGGACGTGCACGGCGAGGCGACGTTCGTGACAGGGCTGGTCGATCCGCCCGCCCGGGTGCTCGACGCGGGGTGCGGCACCGGCCGGATCGCCGTACGCCTCGACGAGCTGGGCTACCGGGTCGTCGGGGTGGACGTGGACGCCACGATGCTCGAGCAGGCCCGGGCCGAGGCGCCCGGCCTGGACTGGCGGCTCGGCGACCTCGCCGCGTTCGACCTCGGGGCGACCTTCGACGTGGTGCTGCTCGCCGGCAACATCGTGCCGCTGCTCGAGCCCGGCACGCTGCCGGCGGTCTGCGAGCGGCTCGCCGCGCACACCGCGGCCGGCGGCCGGGTCGTGTGCGGCTTCGGGCTCGACGCGGACCACCTGCCGGCCGGCTGCCCGGTGACACCGCTGGCGCAGTTCGAGGAGGCGATGGCGGCGGCCGGGCTGGACCCGGTCGCGACGTACGGCACCTGGGACCGCGGCGCCTTCGAGCCGGGGGCGGGGTACGTCGTGACAGTGCACGGGCGGGCGGGCGGCCCGGGGGAGCTGGCATGAGGATCGTCGTGCTGACCGGGGCCGGCATCTCGGCGGAGAGCGGGGTGCCGACGTTCCGCGACGCCGACGGGCTGTGGGCCGGGCACCGGGTCGAGGACGTGGCCACGCCCGAGGCGTTCGAGCACCAGCCGGGGGTCGTGCAGCGCTTCTACGACACCCGGCGGGCCGCGCTGGCCGCCGTCGAGCCCAACCCCGCGCACGAGGCGCTGGCGCGCCTGGAGCGGGCGATCGGCGACGACCTGCTGGTGGTCACCCAGAACATCGACGACCTGCACGAGCGCGCCGGCTCGCACCGCGTGCTGCACATGCACGGGGAGCTGCTCTCCGCCCTGTGCGTGGCCTGCCGGGAGCAGGTGCCGTGGTCCGGCGACCTCGCCGACCAGCCGCCGTGCCCCCGCTGCGGCGCGGTCGCGCTGCGCCCGGACGTCGTCTGGTTCGGGGAGATCCCCTACGGGATGGACCACATCCTCGAGGCCCTCGAGGGCTGCGACCTGTTCGTCTCCATCGGCACCTCCGGCGCCGTCTACCCCGCCGCGGGCTTCGTGCAGGCCGCCGCGTCGTACGGCGCCCGGACCCTCGAGCTCAACCTGGAGCCCAGCGAGGGCAGCGTCTACTTCGACGAGTCGCGGCTCGGTCCCGCCGGCGAGCTGGTGCCGGCGTGGGTGGACCAGCTGCTGGGTCGCTGACCGCTCGACCGCCGGCCCCGGACCGTCAGGACCGGTGTGGTCTCATGGATGAGGTGAGACGAGACATGAGGCGAATGCGGACCGTCGGCTGCCTGGTC from Nocardioides pantholopis harbors:
- a CDS encoding NAD-dependent deacylase, translated to MRIVVLTGAGISAESGVPTFRDADGLWAGHRVEDVATPEAFEHQPGVVQRFYDTRRAALAAVEPNPAHEALARLERAIGDDLLVVTQNIDDLHERAGSHRVLHMHGELLSALCVACREQVPWSGDLADQPPCPRCGAVALRPDVVWFGEIPYGMDHILEALEGCDLFVSIGTSGAVYPAAGFVQAAASYGARTLELNLEPSEGSVYFDESRLGPAGELVPAWVDQLLGR